A genomic segment from Polyangium mundeleinium encodes:
- a CDS encoding vWA domain-containing protein, whose amino-acid sequence MISRILLGSLALPLLAVSLAASCSGNGGSSSASSNATASGGTGGSGGTGADPGTGGFVSVGGSGGGGPDVCDPPDVLVVLDRTLTMHKTPEGGTPSDGPDYKSSKWSQAITAVEQLVAPPLDKGIRFGVELWPKDPGGGACITLAERVLNTKQATNPACQEGEVLITPGLDQGMAIQALLDPATTTLCTSTPTGNALLTAEQHLQGIAVPGREQYVVLVTDGADWDQSCPEPNPLPIAQALMKKGIKTYIVGFSATGDIQPGGVGAEFLNNMACAGGTAKGFPASCTDDGNGNYTSTDPTGAPLYLKAGNAAELALALKSIGGKLCCNCGDTCDPPEILIALDRTLTMHKTPNGETPTDGPDYKSSKWHQALTAIEKMVAPPRDAHARYGLELWPRDPGGNTCITLAERVTDTKQATNPFCENGEIVVPPALGSGPAIQQYLDPATTRLCISTPTGQALFTATDHLLKSVTPGRDQYVVLVTDGADWDQSCPDPNPLPIVQQLSASGIRTFVVGFSAEGAIQPGGVGAAFLNDMACAGQTAKGFPAGCQEGPGGFVAKDPNGDVLYLQASDSAGLDKALAGVADDLCCDCVK is encoded by the coding sequence ATGATCTCCCGCATCCTCCTTGGCTCCCTCGCGCTCCCTCTCCTCGCCGTTTCCCTCGCCGCGTCGTGCAGCGGCAATGGTGGCAGTTCTTCCGCCTCCTCGAACGCCACCGCCTCGGGCGGCACGGGCGGCTCCGGCGGCACGGGCGCCGACCCCGGGACCGGCGGGTTCGTCTCCGTCGGCGGCTCCGGCGGCGGCGGGCCCGACGTCTGCGATCCGCCCGACGTCCTCGTCGTCCTCGATAGGACCCTGACGATGCACAAGACCCCGGAGGGCGGAACACCGAGCGACGGGCCCGATTACAAGAGCTCGAAATGGTCCCAGGCGATCACCGCCGTCGAGCAGCTCGTCGCGCCTCCCCTCGACAAGGGCATTCGGTTCGGCGTCGAGCTCTGGCCCAAGGACCCGGGCGGCGGCGCCTGCATCACCCTCGCCGAGCGCGTGCTCAATACGAAGCAGGCGACGAACCCGGCTTGCCAGGAGGGCGAGGTCCTGATCACCCCGGGCCTCGATCAGGGCATGGCCATTCAAGCGCTCCTCGATCCGGCCACCACCACGCTCTGCACGAGCACGCCCACCGGCAATGCCCTGCTCACGGCCGAGCAGCACCTCCAGGGAATCGCCGTCCCCGGGCGCGAGCAATACGTCGTGCTCGTGACCGACGGCGCGGACTGGGACCAATCCTGCCCGGAGCCCAATCCCTTGCCCATCGCGCAGGCCCTCATGAAGAAGGGCATCAAGACGTACATCGTTGGCTTCTCCGCGACCGGCGACATCCAGCCCGGCGGCGTCGGCGCCGAGTTCCTCAACAACATGGCCTGCGCCGGCGGCACCGCGAAGGGGTTCCCGGCCTCCTGCACCGACGACGGCAATGGCAACTACACGTCCACCGATCCCACGGGCGCGCCGCTCTACCTCAAGGCTGGCAACGCGGCGGAGCTCGCCCTCGCGCTCAAGTCGATCGGCGGCAAGCTCTGCTGCAATTGCGGCGATACGTGTGATCCCCCCGAAATCCTCATCGCCCTCGACCGCACGCTCACCATGCACAAGACCCCGAACGGCGAGACACCCACGGACGGGCCCGATTACAAGAGCAGCAAGTGGCACCAGGCGCTCACCGCGATCGAGAAGATGGTGGCCCCGCCCCGCGACGCGCATGCGCGGTACGGCCTCGAACTCTGGCCGAGAGATCCGGGTGGAAACACGTGTATCACCCTCGCGGAGCGGGTCACGGACACCAAGCAGGCGACGAACCCATTCTGCGAGAACGGCGAGATCGTCGTGCCCCCGGCCCTCGGCAGCGGCCCCGCCATCCAGCAATACCTCGATCCGGCCACCACCCGCCTCTGCATCAGCACGCCCACGGGCCAGGCCCTCTTCACGGCGACGGACCACCTCCTCAAGAGCGTCACGCCTGGCCGCGACCAATACGTCGTCCTCGTGACCGACGGCGCGGATTGGGACCAGTCTTGCCCCGATCCGAATCCGCTGCCCATCGTACAGCAGCTCTCGGCTTCGGGGATCCGCACATTCGTGGTCGGCTTCTCCGCGGAGGGCGCCATTCAGCCGGGCGGCGTCGGCGCCGCGTTCCTCAACGACATGGCTTGCGCGGGGCAGACGGCCAAGGGGTTCCCGGCGGGCTGCCAGGAGGGGCCGGGCGGTTTCGTCGCCAAGGATCCGAACGGGGACGTCCTCTACCTGCAAGCAAGCGACTCCGCGGGCCTCGACAAGGCGCTCGCCGGCGTGGCCGACGACCTTTGCTGCGACTGCGTCAAATGA